A window of Streptomyces sp. NBC_01689 genomic DNA:
ACATCCTGCGCGCGGTCGTCGCCCGGGGCGGCGGCCCGGCGGCGGTGGTGCTCGTCGACCGGTGTGTGGACGAGACGGCGCTGGAGCATCTGCGGGCCGGCGCGGACGGGTTCGTGCTGCACGACGCGGCGCTCAGTGAGATCGCCACCGCGATCCGCGCGGTCTCGGACGGGTACGCCGTGCTGCCGCCGCCGCTGACCCGCCGGCTGGTGGACCTCCTGGTGCGGCGTGGGCCGGCGCAGGTGGCGGTGGAGCAGGTGCCTCAGGTGGCGACGCTGACGTCCCGGGAGCGGGAGATCTTCGATCTGATCGCGGCGGGCATGTCCAACAGCGAGGTCGCCCAGGAGCTGGTGCTGAGCGAGAAGACCGTGAAGTTCCACGTGTCGAACCTGCTGCGCAAGCTCGGTGTGCGCAGTCGTGCGCAGGCCATCGTCCGTGCGTGGGACCGGGGTGTTCTGGCCGGCCCGCGGGGCGGGGGTTTCTAGGTTCCGCGCGGTCGCGGAACCGAATGGGGTATTTCCTGGAGAATCAGGTATCCACTGTTGCGGAGAATGCTCGTCGAAGGCGGTCGGGG
This region includes:
- a CDS encoding LuxR C-terminal-related transcriptional regulator, with protein sequence MSQMAATGPRTRPIRIAVLARRPLLVTALRALMAAEAELEAVGVADSRPQLLRLLDEQEPRVVLIDDSDPGWETGDILRAVVARGGGPAAVVLVDRCVDETALEHLRAGADGFVLHDAALSEIATAIRAVSDGYAVLPPPLTRRLVDLLVRRGPAQVAVEQVPQVATLTSREREIFDLIAAGMSNSEVAQELVLSEKTVKFHVSNLLRKLGVRSRAQAIVRAWDRGVLAGPRGGGF